The Legionella sp. PATHC032 genome has a window encoding:
- the legK4 gene encoding Dot/Icm T4SS effector kinase LegK4: MKLLRFHELKSLQSMDEKALDLLIKVLGNKGIRKLIKSADGKPISREIMIHEFGIDCQILFITTEASLKPIIVPTENKISGGGKSYCEQYKVYALDDGKTYFLKSVKIDAGSLTEFTNEKDTLKKLGRLEGTFFNEQTQVHYILTTFIKGIDLSRYKNSLPLGINLKHFWEVLGIMTSVCHQVKQFHELGLIHRDLKPGNIMLDVDMQCHLVDFGSSSSDEEPKPSSWGTACYLAPELEANEDFIAFSQASDLFALAYSLNELFNPFRQVKFAKVDIGIKNKHLVLLYSEIEACITGLMSNEIPLRALYFSRILQLQRVPENFKSRPEAYTYMIMLLTQWKSCYEIPEMHKELDEIIAEIKVAYENHEQDVVKITRLLEQLSKADWVLNSHKALLSVLIKSFAEIKQPDAGYDDILPRRFESDFVSHLIKTPTAKMMSAIKQVSDAIVKILEQYEHSPTESFEYEVLQDFLEQMVQSDILFGAPKEKIQISDVINILKANRPEDFVQIQHISFKFAQVALRDLALHDLPKNDLTRSFLEILRKYQAKYMPEETSLFDLYHHMAALRDNNASKVKKGEGYRFRAFICDELFYGDEIFSTGDNRGREGKPNQRLQTNQVGLMKFEHSAHTKGLLTLNGQSWYADCKTQLPNYDSIHYLSALKTDCPYITGPSGMTSLFMNMMFLLLNPKDQEVILSYSLGVMAYVVGAGYHSIKEILIPMVKCVGIMPDYPQHNGIEYLTAPPLYNHYFKAIEEFDKEFAGLHEKIWQEHLAYFRMTYMPVCMRNDCLPHQFVSMEEVSLEVKEMIDIVSTAVKNCIGEHKVKRTGDMGLFLSIPSEQTKALDILSKVCQQQVSLTAIFRQIQAYFKGTFETEEGIIINREMQLKFIAYFFDVLKESPTLLSQFNLTLRIENTIGVHQCELRSSKRKELFLEIKKTSIAANEERMVANHEPRKENRNVIILPY; the protein is encoded by the coding sequence ATGAAATTGCTTCGGTTTCATGAATTAAAATCATTGCAAAGCATGGACGAGAAAGCATTAGATTTGTTGATAAAGGTTTTAGGCAACAAAGGCATTAGAAAACTAATAAAATCTGCCGATGGCAAGCCTATATCACGTGAAATAATGATTCATGAGTTTGGAATAGATTGTCAAATTCTATTTATTACCACCGAGGCATCTCTTAAGCCAATCATCGTTCCCACTGAAAACAAGATTTCAGGAGGTGGTAAATCTTATTGCGAGCAATATAAAGTTTATGCTTTGGATGATGGAAAAACTTATTTCCTAAAATCCGTGAAGATCGATGCTGGAAGCTTGACAGAATTTACTAATGAGAAAGACACCTTAAAAAAACTGGGTCGCTTGGAAGGTACTTTTTTTAATGAACAAACCCAAGTCCATTATATTCTGACTACTTTTATAAAAGGAATTGATTTATCTCGATATAAAAACTCACTTCCTCTTGGTATTAATCTAAAACATTTTTGGGAAGTGCTCGGTATCATGACTTCTGTATGTCATCAAGTGAAACAATTCCATGAGTTAGGCTTAATTCACCGCGATCTTAAGCCCGGAAATATTATGCTGGATGTGGATATGCAGTGTCATTTAGTTGATTTCGGCAGTAGTTCTTCTGATGAAGAGCCTAAACCGTCATCATGGGGAACCGCATGCTATTTAGCCCCAGAACTTGAAGCAAATGAGGATTTCATTGCGTTCTCTCAGGCTAGCGATCTTTTTGCTTTGGCCTATTCCCTCAATGAACTTTTTAATCCATTTAGGCAGGTTAAATTTGCTAAAGTGGATATAGGAATTAAAAACAAGCATCTTGTGCTTTTATACTCTGAAATTGAAGCATGCATTACTGGGCTCATGTCAAATGAAATACCACTACGAGCACTTTATTTTTCCCGCATCCTGCAATTACAGAGAGTCCCAGAGAATTTCAAATCGAGACCAGAAGCATATACCTACATGATTATGCTGCTTACTCAATGGAAAAGCTGTTATGAAATACCAGAAATGCACAAGGAGTTAGATGAAATCATTGCAGAAATAAAAGTAGCTTATGAAAACCATGAACAGGATGTAGTCAAGATTACAAGATTGCTTGAGCAGTTATCTAAAGCGGACTGGGTGCTTAATTCTCATAAAGCCTTACTGTCTGTTCTGATCAAGTCTTTTGCTGAGATCAAGCAACCCGATGCAGGGTATGATGATATTTTGCCACGTCGCTTTGAATCAGATTTCGTGAGTCACCTTATTAAGACCCCAACGGCTAAAATGATGTCCGCAATTAAACAAGTTTCAGACGCCATTGTAAAAATTTTGGAACAATATGAACACTCCCCTACCGAATCTTTTGAGTATGAGGTTTTGCAAGATTTTCTCGAACAAATGGTTCAATCCGATATTCTTTTTGGTGCTCCTAAAGAGAAAATTCAGATTTCCGATGTTATAAACATTCTTAAGGCAAACAGACCGGAAGATTTCGTACAAATTCAGCATATTTCTTTTAAATTTGCCCAAGTTGCTTTACGCGATCTTGCTTTGCATGACCTGCCAAAAAACGATCTAACCAGATCTTTTTTGGAGATATTGCGAAAATATCAAGCAAAATACATGCCTGAAGAAACATCACTTTTCGATCTCTATCATCACATGGCAGCTCTTAGAGATAACAACGCATCGAAAGTAAAAAAAGGGGAGGGATACCGCTTTAGAGCATTCATTTGTGATGAGCTTTTTTATGGAGATGAAATTTTTAGTACCGGGGATAATCGTGGCCGCGAAGGCAAGCCTAACCAAAGATTACAAACTAATCAAGTTGGTTTAATGAAGTTCGAACATTCAGCCCACACCAAAGGACTACTGACGTTAAATGGTCAATCCTGGTATGCTGATTGTAAGACCCAGCTTCCAAACTACGATTCAATTCATTATCTCTCAGCCCTGAAAACGGACTGCCCTTATATTACGGGGCCTTCCGGTATGACTTCATTATTTATGAATATGATGTTTCTTCTGCTTAACCCTAAGGATCAAGAGGTGATTCTCTCTTACAGCCTTGGGGTAATGGCTTATGTAGTTGGTGCTGGCTACCATAGCATTAAGGAAATACTTATTCCAATGGTCAAGTGCGTCGGTATTATGCCTGATTATCCGCAACACAATGGAATAGAGTATCTTACTGCTCCGCCTTTATATAACCACTACTTTAAGGCAATAGAGGAATTTGATAAAGAGTTTGCTGGGCTTCATGAAAAAATTTGGCAAGAGCACCTTGCTTATTTTCGTATGACCTATATGCCTGTTTGTATGCGAAATGATTGTCTACCTCATCAATTTGTCTCAATGGAAGAGGTAAGCCTGGAAGTAAAAGAAATGATTGATATTGTATCTACGGCAGTAAAAAATTGCATAGGAGAGCATAAAGTTAAGCGTACTGGCGATATGGGTTTGTTCCTTTCAATACCAAGTGAGCAAACGAAGGCTCTTGATATTTTAAGCAAGGTTTGCCAGCAACAGGTAAGTTTAACTGCAATTTTTAGGCAGATTCAGGCGTATTTTAAAGGAACTTTTGAGACAGAAGAAGGAATAATAATAAATAGAGAAATGCAACTTAAATTTATTGCTTATTTCTTTGATGTATTGAAGGAAAGCCCAACACTGCTTTCACAATTCAATTTGACCTTAAGGATAGAAAATACGATTGGTGTGCATCAGTGCGAACTGCGAAGCTCTAAGCGAAAAGAGCTCTTCTTGGAGATTAAGAAGACGTCCATCGCAGCAAATGAAGAGCGGATGGTTGCAAATCATGAACCCAGGAAAGAAAACCGCAACGTCATCATTTTGCCATATTAA